Proteins encoded together in one Etheostoma cragini isolate CJK2018 chromosome 11, CSU_Ecrag_1.0, whole genome shotgun sequence window:
- the LOC117953412 gene encoding olfactory receptor 6N2-like, producing the protein MDNEFNVTYITFGGHVEVQKYRYLYFVIMFTAYILIICSNSTIVCIIVINKSLHEPMYIFIAALLINSVLYSTAIYPKLLIDFLSERQIISYSACLFQWFIYYTLGGSEFFLLSVMAYDRYVSICKPLQYHTIMRKTMVYIFLILAWLLPACQFSVGLFLSAYKKLCYFILKGIICNSTVNKLHCVPSAVLNIYGMIVLVITVPLPVLFILFTYIRIFIVTYRSSREVRRKAAQTCLPHLLVLINFSCLSTFDVLLPRLETIFSQTVYLIMSLQMILYHPLFNPIIYGLKMKEIYKHLKRLFS; encoded by the coding sequence ATGGATAATGAATTTAATGTAACATATATAACTTTTGGTGGGCATGTGGAAGTGCAGAAATACAGATATCTTTATTTTGTGATCATGTTTACAGCATATATTCTTATAATTTGCAGTAATTCTACCATTGTGTGCATCATAGTGATTAACAAATCCCTCCATGAGcctatgtacatttttattgcaGCTTTGTTAATCAACTCTGTTCTTTACAGCACTGCTATATATCCAAAGCTTTTGATTGACTTTTTATCTGAACGACAGATCATTTCTTATTCAGCCTGTCTCTTTCAGTGGTTTATATATTACACTCTAGGAGGTTCCGAATTCTTCCTGTTGTCAGTCATGGCCTATGACagatatgtgtctatatgtaaaCCTCTGCAATATCACACTatcatgagaaaaacaatggTTTATATTTTCCTGATTTTAGCTTGGCTTCTGCCCGCTTGTCAGTTTTCAGTGGGACTATTTCTGAGTGCTTATAAAAAACTatgttactttattttgaaaggaataATTTGCAACAGCACAGTTAACAAACTTCATTGTGTTCCTTCAGCAGTGCTGAATATATATGGCATGATTGTTTTAGTAATCACAGTACCTCTCCCTGTACTTTTCATACTCTTTACATACATCAGGATATTTATAGTAACCTATCGAAGTAGTAGAGAAGTCAGgagaaaagctgcacagacctgtTTACCCCACCTGTTGGTTCTGATCAACTTTTCCTGTCTGAGTACATTTGATGTACTTCTACCTCGACTGGAAACAATTTTTTCccaaactgtttatttaataaTGTCTTTACAAATGATTTTGTATCATCCTCTCTTTAATCCGATCATATATggactgaaaatgaaagaaatttacAAACACCTCAAGAGGTTGTTCAGTTGA